Proteins co-encoded in one Egicoccus sp. AB-alg6-2 genomic window:
- a CDS encoding PAS domain S-box protein: MTDQLRAIRLSEARRLEALRRLNILDTPPEQELDDVAGLAGALLGARYAAVTFVDDRRAWSKCVRGRPGQPDVAREHSPAWLAITAEEGMVHTAVEDVPAIADHPAIAELGLVTVAAAVIVAPDGQRVGAVELGWADALAYDGALQTTLQRIALHATRLVELRAEVAEYRRFIELNPDAVTVLDLEGSIELANPMLAEVLRLNAPEDVVGRNFLELVAPEDRARAANELARVLFARRPASQMDMRLLRADGSTVACSVSAGHLRASRRSLQLVVRDLDERIRGEEERARLSEQLAQAQRLDLAGKLASGLAHDLKNLITVMSSYLDLAQGSVQDLAPAVGNDPIASILDDFEQLRRSVDRAGTLTHKLMQFAGSEGSTDEVDLARAVDGVRNLIESALGPGVMLEIDLEDDLPRVRADAVGLEQALVNLVMNSNDALPHGGTIIVRARHTDHPAAGGVTSGPNHPVDDQRRYVRLSVIDDGTGMDDETLTRAFEPLFSTKGAARGTGLGLPTVLAFAQQADGIVDLHSIKGEGTSIALVLPTVASAASPDVLDRQRPVGGKRVVLVDPNDRARRVIAQMLRSAGYRILPATDGESALRILEEQGGDVLVTELALPGIPGWRVVDRARGQRPDLPVLVFASAQAPDRVTDDVRTLVKPFSSDRLLRMLAEMLPG, from the coding sequence GTGACCGACCAGCTCCGGGCGATCCGGCTCTCGGAGGCGCGGCGACTCGAGGCGCTGCGGCGCCTCAACATCCTCGACACGCCGCCCGAGCAGGAACTCGACGACGTCGCCGGTCTGGCGGGCGCGCTGCTCGGGGCCCGGTACGCCGCGGTCACCTTCGTCGACGATCGGCGGGCCTGGTCCAAGTGCGTGCGGGGCCGACCCGGGCAACCGGACGTCGCACGCGAACACTCGCCCGCCTGGCTCGCCATCACCGCCGAGGAGGGCATGGTCCACACCGCCGTCGAGGACGTGCCGGCGATCGCCGACCACCCGGCCATCGCCGAACTCGGGCTGGTGACGGTCGCCGCCGCCGTCATCGTGGCCCCCGACGGGCAGCGGGTCGGCGCGGTCGAGCTCGGCTGGGCCGACGCACTCGCCTACGACGGCGCGCTGCAGACCACCCTGCAGCGCATCGCCCTGCACGCGACGCGGCTGGTCGAGTTGCGCGCCGAGGTGGCCGAGTACCGCCGCTTCATCGAGCTCAACCCCGACGCCGTCACGGTGCTCGACCTCGAGGGCAGCATCGAGCTCGCCAACCCGATGCTGGCCGAGGTGCTGCGCCTGAACGCGCCCGAGGACGTGGTGGGCCGCAACTTCCTCGAACTGGTCGCCCCCGAGGACCGCGCCCGCGCCGCCAACGAGTTGGCCAGGGTGCTGTTCGCCCGGCGGCCGGCCTCGCAGATGGACATGCGGCTGCTCCGTGCCGACGGGTCCACCGTGGCGTGCTCGGTCAGCGCTGGCCACCTCCGCGCCAGTCGTCGCAGCCTGCAGCTGGTGGTGCGGGACCTCGACGAGCGCATCCGTGGCGAGGAGGAGCGCGCCCGCCTGTCCGAGCAGCTCGCCCAGGCCCAGCGGTTGGACCTGGCCGGCAAGCTCGCCAGCGGACTGGCCCACGACCTCAAGAACCTGATCACGGTGATGAGCTCCTACCTCGATCTCGCGCAGGGCTCGGTCCAGGACCTGGCGCCCGCGGTCGGCAACGATCCGATCGCGTCGATCCTCGACGACTTCGAGCAGTTGCGGCGTTCCGTGGACCGCGCCGGGACGCTGACCCACAAGCTGATGCAGTTCGCCGGCAGCGAGGGCTCCACCGACGAGGTGGACCTCGCACGGGCCGTCGACGGCGTCCGCAACCTGATCGAGTCCGCGCTCGGTCCCGGCGTGATGCTGGAGATCGACCTCGAGGACGACCTGCCGCGGGTGCGGGCCGACGCCGTCGGGCTCGAGCAGGCGCTGGTCAACCTGGTGATGAACAGCAACGACGCGCTGCCCCACGGCGGGACGATCATCGTGCGCGCCCGCCACACCGACCACCCGGCAGCGGGCGGGGTGACCTCGGGCCCGAACCACCCCGTCGACGACCAGCGTCGCTACGTCCGTCTCTCGGTCATCGACGACGGCACCGGCATGGACGACGAAACGCTGACCCGGGCGTTCGAGCCGTTGTTCTCGACCAAGGGCGCGGCCCGCGGGACCGGCCTGGGGTTGCCGACCGTGCTCGCCTTCGCGCAGCAGGCCGACGGCATCGTGGACCTGCACTCCATCAAGGGCGAGGGAACCTCGATCGCGCTGGTGCTGCCCACCGTCGCGTCGGCCGCGAGCCCCGACGTGCTGGACCGGCAGCGGCCCGTCGGTGGCAAACGCGTCGTGTTGGTCGACCCCAACGACCGTGCCCGCCGCGTCATCGCACAGATGCTTCGCAGTGCCGGGTACCGGATCCTGCCGGCGACCGACGGCGAGTCCGCCCTCCGGATTCTCGAGGAACAGGGCGGCGACGTGCTGGTCACCGAGCTCGCGCTGCCGGGCATCCCGGGCTGGCGGGTCGTCGACCGGGCGCGCGGGCAGCGGCCCGACCTACCGGTGCTCGTCTTCGCCTCAGCCCAGGCGCCGGACCGCGTCACCGACGACGTCCGCACGCTGGTCAAGCCGTTCAGCAGCGACCGGTTGCTGCGCATGCTGGCCGAGATGCTCCCCGGCTGA
- a CDS encoding flagellar basal body rod protein FlgC, producing MSFSSMNIGRTGVGFAHNWLDAIAHNIANANTETTPGQEPFRALQLVARPLGGGPFASTGSGVYVAQQVRAGGDPALAYDPANPLADADGMVAKPVVELGSQMVDMMIAQRSYQANLRTVESAKEAYQAALRLGGQ from the coding sequence ATGAGCTTCTCGTCGATGAACATCGGGCGCACCGGCGTTGGCTTCGCCCACAACTGGCTCGACGCGATCGCCCACAACATCGCCAACGCCAACACCGAGACCACGCCCGGCCAGGAGCCGTTCCGCGCCCTGCAGCTGGTCGCCCGCCCGCTCGGCGGCGGACCCTTCGCCAGCACCGGCTCGGGGGTGTACGTGGCTCAGCAGGTCCGTGCCGGCGGCGACCCCGCCCTGGCCTACGACCCGGCCAACCCGCTGGCGGACGCCGACGGGATGGTCGCCAAGCCGGTCGTCGAACTCGGCTCGCAGATGGTCGACATGATGATCGCGCAGCGGTCCTACCAGGCCAACCTCCGCACCGTCGAGTCCGCGAAGGAGGCCTACCAGGCCGCCCTCCGCCTCGGAGGCCAGTGA
- the fliF gene encoding flagellar basal-body MS-ring/collar protein FliF has translation MELKDRLNGLMRSLPPAQRVGIVVAIVVLVMAAVPFMRWVTTPSYALLFAGLEDKELSEVVNELETRGVPYQLDGARVLVPQQQLHRVRADLASSGVSGTPTVPGYELLDNQALGVSDFRQRVDLQRAVEGELSRTLGAMDGIDSATVRLVIPEESLFTEQREPASASVLIRAARPLNSNQIEAVTLLVSSAVEGLSPDQVTVADTAGNVLHAPGDGVIGGVSDRQQRLTREFESALNADLQGLVQRATGFPASVSVRAALNFDESEIQTETFDADGTPLRNSTSTEQFEGEGAPVGGVTGVDGGPLPTGNGPSTYTREDTSTEFGVGRTTTRTVQAPGNVEDISVALVVENGAEVTDAQLRELVGAAAGIAVPLRADAIAITRVASPPDVLDPVEEVEPGLMSKLESYLAMGLIVLIAIMLFLMSRRNKKDKAEKPVEKVVPAKVRPAPASLEDALDAEPLPTGPRIQDEVAALVERQPDEIASLLRGWLADRRAGV, from the coding sequence GTGGAGCTCAAGGACCGCCTGAACGGCCTGATGCGCTCGCTGCCGCCCGCGCAGCGGGTCGGCATCGTCGTGGCCATCGTCGTCCTGGTCATGGCCGCGGTGCCCTTCATGCGCTGGGTCACCACGCCCAGCTACGCGTTGCTGTTCGCCGGCCTCGAGGACAAGGAGCTGTCCGAGGTCGTCAACGAGCTCGAGACCCGCGGCGTGCCCTACCAGCTCGACGGCGCCCGGGTGCTCGTCCCGCAGCAGCAGCTCCACCGCGTCCGCGCCGACCTCGCCTCGTCCGGCGTCAGCGGCACCCCGACCGTCCCGGGCTACGAACTGCTCGACAACCAGGCACTGGGCGTCTCCGACTTCCGTCAGCGCGTCGACCTGCAGCGTGCCGTCGAGGGCGAGCTCTCACGCACCCTCGGCGCCATGGACGGGATCGACAGCGCCACGGTCCGGCTGGTCATCCCGGAGGAGTCGCTGTTCACCGAACAGCGCGAACCGGCCTCCGCCAGCGTGCTCATCCGCGCGGCACGTCCGCTCAACAGCAACCAGATCGAAGCCGTCACCCTGCTGGTCTCGTCGGCGGTCGAAGGCCTGTCGCCGGACCAGGTGACCGTCGCCGACACCGCCGGCAACGTCCTGCACGCACCCGGCGACGGCGTCATCGGCGGCGTCAGCGACCGTCAGCAGCGCCTGACCCGCGAGTTCGAGTCGGCCCTCAACGCCGACCTGCAGGGACTGGTGCAACGCGCGACCGGTTTCCCGGCCTCCGTCTCGGTCCGGGCCGCGCTCAACTTCGACGAGTCCGAGATCCAGACCGAGACCTTCGACGCCGACGGCACGCCGCTGCGCAACTCGACCAGCACCGAGCAGTTCGAGGGCGAGGGCGCACCGGTCGGCGGTGTCACCGGTGTCGACGGCGGCCCGCTGCCCACCGGCAACGGCCCCAGCACCTACACGCGTGAGGACACCAGCACGGAGTTCGGCGTCGGGCGCACCACCACCCGCACCGTCCAGGCCCCGGGCAACGTCGAGGACATCTCGGTCGCGCTGGTGGTCGAGAACGGCGCCGAGGTCACCGACGCTCAGCTGCGCGAGCTGGTCGGTGCCGCCGCCGGCATCGCCGTCCCGCTGCGCGCCGACGCGATCGCCATCACCCGGGTCGCCAGTCCGCCCGACGTGCTCGACCCGGTCGAGGAGGTCGAGCCCGGCCTGATGAGCAAGCTCGAGAGCTACCTCGCCATGGGCCTGATCGTCCTGATCGCGATCATGCTGTTCCTCATGAGTCGTCGCAACAAGAAGGACAAGGCGGAGAAGCCGGTCGAGAAGGTCGTGCCCGCCAAGGTCCGTCCCGCCCCGGCGTCGCTCGAGGACGCCCTCGACGCCGAGCCGCTGCCCACCGGTCCGCGCATCCAGGACGAGGTGGCAGCGCTGGTCGAACGTCAGCCCGATGAGATCGCCTCGCTGCTGCGCGGCTGGCTCGCGGACCGGAGGGCGGGGGTATGA
- a CDS encoding flagellin, producing MRINQNIAAFNAYRNLSQTQGTQAKSLEKLSSGFRINRAADDASGLVNSENLRAQIGGLKVATRNAQDAISLVQTAEGAQTEVHSMLQRMRDLVVQSGNLGTNDPAALKANQSEIDQLKEELTRIADQTQFGTKKILDGTFAKADAVAAADAVNFTGTDGITATAADATTEGAFAIDFSDQDLLAALADGAGRQVTLTFEVDGNELTAEFEIAVDSNGDIDADATAGNLRTALADVSGATVGGSGTTVSLTSDDVDIAVDFTSITADAVQAQAANAGAVFQVGANSGQTVSVGINSVKASDLGAGATYVNAAGQTVNSGFASVDAIDLAELTGDALQTGVADALATLDKAISGVSDNRATLGAFQNRMESTIRNVGVAVENLQAAESRIRDTDMAEEMVSFTRAQILSQAGTAMLAQANQVPQSVLSLLR from the coding sequence ATGCGTATCAACCAGAACATCGCGGCGTTCAACGCCTACCGCAACCTGTCGCAGACGCAGGGGACGCAGGCCAAGTCGCTCGAGAAGCTGTCCAGCGGCTTCCGCATCAACCGCGCCGCCGACGACGCGTCGGGTCTCGTCAACTCCGAGAACCTGCGTGCCCAGATCGGTGGCCTCAAGGTCGCCACGCGCAACGCCCAGGACGCGATCAGCCTCGTGCAGACCGCGGAAGGGGCGCAGACCGAGGTCCACTCGATGCTGCAGCGCATGCGCGACCTCGTCGTGCAGTCCGGCAACCTCGGCACCAACGACCCGGCCGCTCTGAAGGCCAACCAGTCCGAGATCGACCAGCTGAAGGAAGAGCTGACCCGCATCGCGGACCAGACCCAGTTCGGCACGAAGAAGATCCTCGACGGCACCTTCGCCAAGGCGGATGCCGTAGCGGCCGCTGACGCTGTCAATTTCACCGGTACCGATGGCATCACCGCGACGGCCGCCGACGCGACCACCGAGGGTGCCTTCGCGATCGACTTCTCGGACCAAGATCTGCTGGCGGCACTCGCAGACGGCGCCGGGCGTCAGGTCACGTTGACCTTCGAGGTCGATGGCAACGAATTGACCGCGGAGTTTGAGATCGCGGTCGATTCGAACGGTGACATCGACGCCGACGCCACCGCCGGAAACCTGCGCACAGCTCTCGCCGACGTGAGTGGTGCGACGGTTGGCGGAAGCGGTACTACCGTTTCTCTGACGTCGGACGACGTCGACATCGCCGTCGACTTCACCAGCATCACTGCTGACGCGGTTCAGGCACAGGCAGCGAATGCTGGCGCCGTCTTCCAGGTGGGCGCCAACTCGGGCCAGACCGTCAGCGTCGGGATCAACTCGGTGAAGGCATCCGACCTGGGTGCCGGTGCGACCTACGTCAACGCGGCAGGTCAGACGGTCAACTCCGGCTTCGCCAGTGTCGACGCTATCGACCTTGCAGAGCTGACCGGTGACGCGCTCCAGACCGGCGTTGCTGACGCCCTCGCGACACTGGACAAGGCGATCTCGGGTGTGTCCGACAACCGGGCCACGCTGGGTGCTTTCCAGAACCGGATGGAGTCGACGATCCGCAACGTGGGCGTCGCCGTCGAGAACCTGCAGGCCGCCGAGTCCCGCATCCGCGACACCGACATGGCGGAGGAGATGGTGAGCTTCACGCGCGCGCAGATCCTCTCGCAGGCCGGTACCGCGATGCTGGCGCAGGCCAACCAGGTCCCGCAGTCGGTCCTGTCCCTGCTCCGCTGA
- the fliS gene encoding flagellar export chaperone FliS, whose amino-acid sequence MYAHQQQYYRQQEAQTASPAQLVLMLYNGALAEVARAGRGLAATPIDIEDVNDCLGRAQAIVTELAVTLDRERGGAVAANLAALYDFCLDRLITANVAKTAEGLSDVTDVLTGLRDAWEQACVNAQPVPAPVVVG is encoded by the coding sequence ATGTACGCACACCAGCAGCAGTACTACCGCCAGCAGGAGGCGCAGACCGCCTCGCCGGCCCAGCTCGTGCTCATGCTCTACAACGGCGCGCTCGCCGAGGTCGCCCGGGCGGGCCGTGGCCTGGCCGCGACGCCGATCGACATCGAGGACGTCAACGACTGCCTGGGTCGTGCGCAGGCGATCGTGACCGAGCTCGCCGTCACCCTCGACCGGGAGCGTGGGGGAGCGGTCGCCGCCAACCTCGCGGCCTTGTACGACTTCTGCCTCGACCGGCTGATCACGGCCAACGTCGCCAAGACCGCCGAGGGCCTGTCGGACGTCACCGACGTCCTCACCGGTCTGCGTGACGCCTGGGAGCAGGCGTGCGTCAACGCCCAACCCGTCCCGGCGCCCGTGGTGGTCGGATGA
- a CDS encoding flagellar basal body rod protein FlgB yields MWDVTTTAALRALDGLALRGTVRANNIANSETPNFRAGTVDFETSLRDALRRRDPASAGAPQVTASPSIVDARGNSVDMETELIGSMKDGLHRDAMITAFNYKTGQLRVAMGGRR; encoded by the coding sequence ATGTGGGACGTGACGACGACCGCGGCGCTCCGCGCGCTCGACGGCCTCGCGCTGCGTGGAACCGTGCGCGCGAACAACATCGCCAACTCGGAGACGCCGAACTTCCGCGCCGGCACCGTCGACTTCGAGACCTCGCTGCGTGACGCGCTGCGGCGGCGAGACCCGGCCAGCGCGGGTGCGCCGCAGGTGACGGCCTCGCCGAGCATCGTCGACGCCCGCGGTAACAGCGTCGACATGGAGACCGAGCTGATCGGGTCCATGAAGGACGGACTGCACCGCGACGCCATGATCACGGCGTTCAACTACAAGACCGGCCAGCTGCGCGTCGCGATGGGCGGCCGCCGATGA
- a CDS encoding DUF222 domain-containing protein gives MFEYPATSSSRQCDVLREHGDHYAVAARTDGDGGDGGDLRRAVHAVAVAAERALQLAADRRDSGGGEIAGLVELLAAIDTSQAAAVELVDRIQTDGLAERRAGLPLEGVLAMQSQATYGDRRFLQTARDVLASMPNLRAAFRAGALGWGQVRAVVLEASALTVALRAELDTRFADVDELRRRNPDEVVDQVQVVAGRLRETLEQQRSVRRFERRYFHTQPALDGGVKGNFLLPGPEGALVIEALQAAAERPTGDRDVTRDAIDSDVDADGAAASGAGRSASGDGADGPAAEGPAAEDGGDPVFDRPRARQLADAFVRLAEAFLAGQRADGTVIRSRPSMLVLTDIRDLVGDSERARRARLLWQLPGAPPALTPAALRRLASDADLQFVLTDDHEVLGISAPVATIPARLRKAVLARDRGCRFPGCQIPAAWVDLHHVRAREHGGPTTLDNLVGLCRRHHVAVTEGRWKLTMSGDGTVTVRRGRHRATSDPPLRRHPLTA, from the coding sequence ATGTTCGAGTACCCCGCCACCAGCTCCTCACGTCAGTGCGACGTGCTGCGCGAGCACGGTGACCACTACGCGGTGGCGGCTCGCACCGACGGAGATGGCGGGGACGGCGGCGACCTGCGTCGGGCGGTCCACGCCGTCGCGGTCGCGGCCGAACGGGCGTTGCAGCTGGCGGCGGACCGGCGTGACAGTGGCGGTGGCGAGATCGCCGGGCTGGTCGAACTGCTCGCCGCCATCGACACCTCGCAGGCCGCCGCGGTCGAGCTGGTCGACCGGATACAGACCGACGGCCTCGCCGAACGTCGCGCCGGGCTGCCGCTCGAAGGTGTGCTCGCGATGCAGTCGCAGGCCACCTACGGCGACCGGCGGTTCCTGCAGACCGCCCGTGACGTGCTGGCGAGCATGCCGAACCTGCGGGCGGCATTCCGGGCCGGCGCACTGGGTTGGGGCCAGGTACGCGCCGTCGTCCTCGAGGCGTCGGCCCTCACCGTCGCGCTTCGCGCGGAGCTCGACACACGGTTCGCCGACGTCGACGAGCTGCGCCGCCGGAACCCCGACGAGGTCGTCGACCAGGTCCAGGTCGTCGCCGGCCGCCTGCGCGAGACGCTCGAACAACAGCGGTCCGTCCGCAGGTTCGAACGCCGATATTTCCACACGCAGCCGGCCCTCGACGGCGGCGTGAAAGGCAACTTCCTCCTCCCGGGTCCGGAAGGCGCGCTGGTGATCGAGGCGCTCCAGGCCGCGGCCGAGCGTCCCACCGGCGACCGTGACGTCACACGCGACGCGATCGACTCGGACGTGGACGCGGACGGCGCCGCGGCGTCGGGAGCCGGTCGGTCTGCCTCGGGGGATGGCGCCGATGGCCCCGCCGCCGAGGGTCCGGCCGCCGAAGACGGTGGCGACCCGGTCTTCGATCGGCCGCGGGCCCGGCAGCTCGCCGACGCGTTCGTGCGGCTGGCCGAGGCGTTCCTGGCCGGACAGCGCGCCGATGGCACCGTCATCCGCTCACGCCCATCGATGCTGGTGCTCACCGACATCCGCGACCTCGTCGGCGACTCGGAGCGGGCCCGCCGAGCGCGGCTGCTGTGGCAGTTGCCCGGCGCCCCGCCGGCGCTGACGCCGGCGGCGCTCCGCCGCCTGGCCTCCGACGCCGACCTGCAGTTCGTGCTCACCGACGACCACGAGGTGCTCGGCATCTCCGCGCCCGTAGCCACGATCCCGGCGCGGCTGCGAAAGGCGGTGTTGGCCCGCGATCGAGGCTGTCGGTTCCCGGGCTGCCAGATCCCGGCCGCCTGGGTCGATCTCCATCATGTCCGTGCACGCGAACACGGCGGTCCGACCACGCTCGACAACCTGGTCGGTCTGTGCCGACGGCATCACGTGGCGGTCACCGAGGGTCGCTGGAAACTGACGATGTCCGGCGACGGCACCGTCACCGTCAGACGCGGCCGACATCGGGCGACGTCCGATCCGCCGCTTCGTCGGCATCCGCTGACGGCCTGA
- the fliD gene encoding flagellar filament capping protein FliD encodes MSAQGLFSIGGIASGLDTAGIVKQLMQLERQPVVRLQNTQKQLQAVNTAWQSVNTRLSSLRTAVDAISRPDRFTNLVAVSSSNTDAVSVTRAGTGTGSLTFHVDRLAQAHQVATGTFASATDALAASGKLTVQVGANAAVEIDVDAGDSLQAIATRLNGLKAGFTASVVKTGEGEHRLVLNASATGLDNKLTVGGDTGLTQLTAYDADANTNGLRTLQAAQDSQVRMGSGSEAVTITRSGNTIADLVPGASITLKKVTTETLPDGTKRDGVPVTVTAQRDIDGGIAAVKSYVDALNATITSLSELTRYNPETKTAGALQGDPYARQLLDQLRSAATAPLGVTREPFAGAFDVGLSVDRTGKVVLDEAKLRTALNQDFDAVGRLFGRTATPTDTRATAVIGTNATTPGVYEVQVTKAAKAARATGAVFAPDTDVQPKTFKVTAGTVSATVTLNTEGLTASQIVAEINAALKDQKLAAIEAKLDGDNLVFEETRAGASRSFTVEVLDQDDAVIPFSYAAGEDAAGQIRLKGSSDAWTPLGGGGRELNATTGKANGIQITWSSLEAIDPDQPITFDVTYSHGLAGNVANVLRTAEGGNGIVARARKGIDDQIKIYQTRIDGFEQRLLTRESTLIKQFTAMEVALSKMQAQGNWLTSQLAGLNGLSQQQQR; translated from the coding sequence GTGAGCGCACAAGGACTGTTCTCCATCGGAGGCATCGCCTCCGGGCTCGACACCGCGGGCATCGTCAAGCAGCTCATGCAACTCGAGCGCCAGCCGGTGGTCCGGCTGCAGAACACGCAGAAGCAGCTGCAGGCGGTCAACACCGCCTGGCAGTCGGTCAACACCCGCCTCTCCTCGCTGCGGACCGCGGTCGACGCCATCTCGCGTCCCGACCGCTTCACCAACCTCGTCGCCGTCTCGTCGTCCAACACCGACGCGGTCAGCGTGACGAGGGCCGGCACCGGGACCGGCTCCCTGACGTTCCACGTCGACCGGCTCGCGCAGGCCCATCAGGTCGCGACCGGCACTTTCGCCTCCGCCACCGACGCCCTGGCTGCGTCGGGCAAGCTCACGGTCCAGGTGGGCGCGAACGCCGCCGTCGAGATCGACGTCGACGCGGGCGACTCGCTGCAGGCGATCGCCACCAGGCTCAACGGCCTCAAGGCCGGCTTCACCGCCTCGGTCGTGAAGACCGGCGAGGGCGAGCACCGGCTGGTCCTCAACGCCTCGGCCACCGGGCTCGACAACAAGCTCACCGTCGGTGGCGACACGGGCCTCACCCAGCTCACGGCCTACGACGCCGATGCGAACACCAACGGCCTGCGCACCCTGCAGGCCGCGCAGGATTCCCAGGTCCGGATGGGCTCGGGATCCGAAGCCGTCACGATCACGCGATCCGGCAACACCATCGCCGACCTCGTGCCCGGTGCCTCGATCACGCTGAAGAAGGTCACGACCGAGACGCTGCCGGACGGCACGAAGCGTGACGGCGTGCCCGTCACCGTCACCGCGCAACGGGACATCGACGGCGGCATCGCCGCCGTGAAGTCCTACGTCGACGCCCTCAACGCGACCATCACGTCGCTGTCGGAGCTGACCCGCTACAACCCCGAGACGAAGACCGCCGGCGCGCTGCAGGGTGACCCCTACGCCCGGCAGCTGCTCGACCAGCTGCGTTCGGCGGCCACCGCCCCGCTCGGCGTCACCCGCGAACCCTTCGCCGGCGCCTTCGACGTCGGTCTGTCGGTCGACCGCACCGGCAAGGTCGTGCTCGACGAAGCCAAGTTGCGCACGGCCCTGAACCAGGACTTCGACGCGGTCGGGCGCCTGTTCGGTCGTACCGCGACGCCGACCGACACGCGTGCCACTGCCGTCATCGGCACGAACGCGACCACGCCGGGCGTCTACGAGGTGCAGGTCACCAAGGCGGCCAAGGCCGCGCGCGCCACCGGCGCGGTGTTCGCTCCGGACACCGACGTGCAGCCGAAGACGTTCAAGGTCACGGCGGGGACGGTGAGTGCGACGGTCACCCTCAACACCGAGGGACTGACCGCGTCGCAGATCGTGGCCGAGATCAACGCGGCGCTGAAGGACCAGAAGCTCGCCGCCATCGAGGCCAAGCTCGACGGCGACAACCTCGTCTTCGAGGAGACCCGGGCGGGAGCCAGCCGGAGCTTCACGGTCGAGGTGCTCGACCAGGACGACGCCGTCATCCCGTTCTCGTACGCGGCGGGGGAGGATGCGGCCGGACAGATCCGGCTCAAGGGCTCGAGCGACGCGTGGACGCCGCTCGGTGGTGGGGGACGTGAGCTCAACGCCACGACCGGCAAGGCGAACGGCATCCAGATCACGTGGTCGTCGCTGGAGGCGATCGACCCGGACCAGCCGATCACGTTCGACGTCACCTACAGCCACGGCCTCGCCGGCAACGTCGCGAACGTGCTGCGCACGGCCGAGGGCGGAAACGGCATCGTCGCTCGAGCGCGCAAGGGAATTGACGACCAGATCAAGATCTACCAGACGCGGATCGACGGCTTCGAACAGCGCCTGCTCACGCGGGAGTCGACGCTGATCAAGCAGTTCACCGCGATGGAAGTGGCACTGTCGAAGATGCAGGCGCAAGGCAACTGGCTGACCAGTCAGTTGGCTGGGCTCAACGGACTGAGCCAGCAGCAACAGCGATGA
- a CDS encoding flagellar hook-basal body complex protein FliE, which yields MSIPPISSPLPIAPLPPTGGAGAAGAAAAPGFGEALGKGLQQVSSLEHKADALVEDIASGGPTRIHEVMAATSQAGLAVDMLVQVRDRALEAYQEVMRLQV from the coding sequence ATGTCGATCCCGCCGATCTCCAGCCCGCTTCCCATCGCGCCGCTGCCCCCGACGGGCGGTGCCGGCGCCGCGGGTGCCGCCGCCGCCCCCGGCTTCGGCGAGGCGCTCGGCAAGGGCCTGCAGCAGGTCTCGTCGCTCGAGCACAAGGCCGACGCCCTCGTCGAGGACATCGCGAGCGGCGGCCCGACCCGCATCCACGAGGTCATGGCGGCCACCAGCCAGGCCGGCCTCGCCGTCGACATGTTGGTCCAGGTCCGCGACCGCGCCCTCGAGGCCTACCAGGAAGTCATGCGCCTGCAGGTCTGA